From a region of the Deinococcus terrestris genome:
- a CDS encoding AAA family ATPase encodes MHPPHAPGPVWVISGSPGAGKSTVARALLGHFSLGLHLPVDDLRDFVVSGIAHPSLEENPETARQFRLARTAAAQTARLYAGAGFTVVVDDVLWPADLALFTPHWAELDVRPVLLAPGLEVAQGRNAGRIGKPFAPDLLAPLITALAPALRPDEFRAAGWQIVENGEQSVAETVEAVLALRWT; translated from the coding sequence GTGCACCCGCCTCACGCACCCGGCCCAGTCTGGGTCATCAGTGGAAGCCCCGGCGCGGGCAAGAGTACGGTGGCCCGTGCCCTGCTGGGGCACTTTTCGCTCGGCCTGCACCTGCCGGTGGACGACCTGCGCGACTTCGTGGTTTCGGGCATCGCGCACCCCAGCCTGGAAGAGAACCCGGAGACGGCCCGGCAGTTCCGGCTGGCCCGCACCGCCGCCGCGCAGACCGCCCGCCTGTACGCGGGGGCGGGGTTCACGGTCGTGGTGGACGACGTGCTGTGGCCCGCCGACCTCGCGCTGTTCACGCCGCACTGGGCGGAGCTGGACGTGCGCCCGGTGCTCCTCGCGCCGGGGCTGGAGGTCGCGCAGGGGCGCAATGCTGGCCGCATAGGCAAGCCCTTCGCCCCTGACCTCCTCGCCCCGCTCATTACTGCCCTTGCCCCCGCCCTGCGCCCCGACGAGTTCCGGGCCGCCGGGTGGCAGATCGTGGAGAACGGCGAACAAAGCGTCGCGGAGACGGTGGAAGCGGTGCTGGCGCTGCGCTGGACGTGA
- a CDS encoding DEAD/DEAH box helicase: MRLERVPPAFFALTTVSAALGMNVRAVTGVELTRTPHGFTGRSEVREGGQLYRQTFLLNAEGIYTGGECGCGRKGCVHLARALLSPALERALEASGTGEAPRPDPTPVPLPAEPTPDAEPDGRAGNDEALPLATPLRQWLARASELVPEAEGGPGGAGRSGLRYDLSLLAPRRGAGETLALRVWRGAEVRGEWQQTQPFALPPHLRWLAGGLPDSRLLPPYARPDHDLLHLLALAGHSRMRGGEETWLLEGAHPLTEPLLARLLGSGRLHWAGGPTPLTPSPDLPVTLAWDLDAGGVQRPRLTLPPGVRVLPTTPRWYLNEADGTLGRVTSPLPPALEDALRQLPPVPPAQAASFARALRDGFPGLDLPAPRPIPVRRETLPYQPVLTLREERVPVTRRRAGRRSLGDEHLGVAVLAHHYGGQPLDVDRQRYENGVLHLATRDPAAEKRAAGQLTRTGLKRLQSLQPRGDHVRHPDAERLYAYADEGRWRTFLTDAVPKLEARGFRVKVDPSFPYHYAEVEDWYGEAEEEGGWFTLELGVVVDGERLSLIPILVSLIAGRPELFTPEALAALKDDDVITARLPDGRRLALPAGRVRAMLSVLVELHLRELPEGPLRLPLLDAARLAALDEALHARWLGAERLLELGRRLRSFRGVADVAPPQGLNAELRPYQRQGLSWLQFLREYDLGGILADDMGLGKTLQTLAHLQTEKEAGRADRPSLVIAPTSVLGNWRAEAARFTPGLRVLTLHGPGRKAEFGRIPEHDLVLSTYPLLPRDVDALREHEFHLLVLDEAQNIKNPRSAAAKAAGALKARHRLALTGTPLENHLGELWSQFNFLAPGLLYDERTFRELYRTPIEKQGDRARQAALAARVKPFILRREKRDVASELPPKTEIPVRVTLDGDQRDLYETVRVTMLERVREELDARGLARSTVAILDALLKLRQAVTDPRLVRLEAARKVAGSAKLDWLTQNLPQMVEEGRRVLIFSQFATLLGLLEETLAELGIGYAKLTGQTKNRAAQIGRFQGGEVPVFLISLKAGGVGLNLTAADTVIHLDPWWNPAAENQATDRAYRIGQDKPVFVYKLIAAGSVEERILDLQGRKSALARGVLDGGLTSATQLTTGDLERLFAPLEDGVEVAEPVPSD, from the coding sequence ATGCGGCTCGAACGCGTTCCCCCGGCTTTCTTCGCCCTCACCACCGTCAGCGCGGCGCTGGGGATGAATGTCCGCGCCGTCACCGGGGTGGAGCTGACCCGCACCCCGCACGGCTTCACGGGCCGCTCAGAGGTCCGGGAGGGCGGGCAGCTCTACCGGCAAACCTTCCTGCTGAACGCGGAGGGCATCTACACCGGGGGCGAGTGCGGCTGCGGGCGCAAGGGCTGCGTGCATCTCGCGCGGGCGCTGCTCAGTCCCGCGCTGGAACGGGCACTGGAGGCCAGCGGAACGGGGGAGGCGCCGCGCCCCGACCCGACCCCGGTTCCCCTTCCCGCAGAGCCCACGCCGGACGCCGAGCCGGACGGGAGAGCTGGGAACGACGAGGCCCTCCCGCTGGCGACCCCGCTGCGGCAGTGGCTGGCGCGGGCTTCCGAGCTGGTGCCGGAGGCGGAGGGTGGACCGGGCGGGGCGGGGCGCTCCGGCCTGCGCTACGACCTCTCGCTGCTGGCGCCCCGGCGCGGCGCGGGGGAGACGCTGGCGCTGCGGGTCTGGCGCGGCGCGGAGGTGCGGGGCGAGTGGCAGCAGACCCAACCTTTTGCCCTGCCCCCGCATCTGCGCTGGCTGGCCGGGGGCCTGCCCGATTCCCGGCTGCTGCCCCCCTACGCCCGCCCGGACCACGACCTGCTGCATCTGCTGGCGCTGGCGGGCCACAGCCGGATGCGCGGCGGCGAGGAAACCTGGCTGCTGGAGGGCGCCCATCCGCTGACCGAGCCCCTGCTCGCGCGGCTGCTGGGAAGCGGGCGACTGCACTGGGCGGGCGGGCCGACCCCGCTGACTCCCAGCCCTGACCTCCCCGTCACCCTGGCCTGGGACCTGGACGCGGGCGGGGTGCAGCGGCCCCGGCTGACGCTGCCGCCGGGCGTGCGCGTGTTGCCGACCACCCCGCGCTGGTACCTGAACGAGGCAGACGGCACCCTGGGCCGGGTGACCTCCCCGCTGCCACCCGCCCTGGAGGACGCGCTGCGCCAGCTTCCCCCGGTGCCGCCCGCGCAGGCAGCCAGCTTCGCCCGCGCCCTGCGCGACGGGTTTCCGGGCCTGGACCTGCCTGCCCCCCGGCCCATCCCGGTGCGCCGCGAGACGCTGCCCTACCAGCCGGTACTGACCCTGCGCGAGGAGCGGGTGCCAGTCACCCGCCGCCGGGCCGGGCGCCGCAGCCTGGGCGACGAGCACCTGGGGGTCGCGGTGCTGGCCCACCACTACGGCGGCCAGCCGCTGGACGTGGACCGCCAGAGGTACGAGAACGGCGTGCTGCACCTCGCCACCCGCGACCCCGCCGCCGAGAAGCGGGCCGCCGGGCAGCTCACCCGCACTGGCCTGAAACGGCTCCAGAGCCTCCAGCCGCGCGGCGATCATGTCCGTCACCCGGACGCGGAGAGGCTCTACGCCTACGCCGACGAGGGCCGCTGGCGCACCTTCCTGACCGACGCGGTGCCGAAGCTGGAGGCCAGAGGCTTCCGGGTCAAGGTCGATCCCAGCTTTCCCTACCACTACGCCGAGGTCGAGGACTGGTACGGCGAGGCCGAGGAGGAGGGCGGCTGGTTCACCCTCGAACTCGGGGTCGTGGTGGACGGCGAGCGCCTGAGCCTGATCCCGATTCTGGTGTCCCTGATCGCCGGGCGCCCTGAACTCTTCACGCCCGAAGCCCTCGCGGCCCTGAAAGACGACGACGTGATCACGGCCCGCCTGCCCGATGGCCGCCGCCTCGCGCTGCCTGCCGGGCGGGTGCGGGCGATGCTCAGCGTGCTCGTCGAGCTGCACCTGCGCGAGCTGCCGGAAGGCCCGCTGCGGCTGCCGCTGCTGGACGCCGCCCGCCTCGCCGCACTCGACGAGGCCCTGCACGCCCGCTGGCTGGGCGCCGAGCGCCTGCTGGAGCTGGGCCGCCGCCTGCGCTCCTTCCGGGGGGTGGCGGATGTGGCGCCGCCGCAGGGCCTGAACGCCGAGCTGCGCCCCTATCAGCGCCAGGGGTTGTCGTGGTTGCAATTCCTGCGCGAGTACGACCTGGGCGGGATTCTGGCGGACGACATGGGGTTAGGCAAAACCCTCCAGACCCTCGCCCACCTCCAGACCGAGAAGGAGGCAGGACGTGCCGACCGCCCCAGCCTCGTCATCGCCCCTACCAGCGTCCTCGGCAACTGGCGTGCGGAGGCGGCCCGCTTCACGCCGGGCCTGAGGGTCCTGACCCTGCACGGGCCGGGGCGCAAGGCGGAGTTCGGGCGCATTCCAGAGCACGACCTGGTGCTGTCCACCTATCCGTTGCTGCCGCGTGACGTAGACGCCCTGCGCGAACACGAGTTCCACCTCCTGGTGCTGGACGAGGCGCAGAACATCAAGAATCCCCGGAGCGCCGCCGCGAAGGCTGCCGGAGCCCTCAAGGCCCGCCACCGCCTGGCCCTGACCGGCACGCCACTGGAAAACCACCTGGGCGAGCTGTGGTCGCAGTTCAACTTCCTGGCGCCGGGGCTGCTGTACGACGAGCGGACCTTCCGAGAGCTGTACCGCACGCCCATCGAGAAGCAGGGGGACCGGGCTCGCCAGGCCGCCCTCGCCGCCCGCGTCAAACCCTTCATCCTCCGGCGCGAGAAACGCGACGTGGCCTCCGAACTGCCGCCCAAGACCGAGATTCCCGTGCGCGTGACCCTCGACGGCGACCAGCGTGACCTCTACGAGACGGTGCGCGTCACCATGCTGGAGCGGGTGCGCGAGGAACTCGACGCGCGGGGGTTGGCCCGCTCGACGGTTGCCATACTCGACGCGCTGCTGAAATTGCGTCAGGCCGTCACCGACCCGCGCCTCGTGAGGCTGGAGGCCGCCCGCAAGGTGGCGGGCAGCGCCAAGCTCGACTGGCTGACGCAGAACCTTCCCCAGATGGTGGAAGAAGGCCGCCGCGTCCTGATCTTCTCGCAGTTCGCCACGCTGCTGGGGCTGCTGGAGGAGACACTGGCGGAACTGGGCATCGGGTACGCCAAGCTGACCGGGCAGACCAAGAACCGGGCGGCGCAGATTGGGCGCTTCCAGGGAGGCGAGGTGCCCGTTTTCCTGATCAGCCTCAAGGCGGGGGGCGTGGGCCTGAATCTCACCGCCGCCGACACGGTGATTCACCTCGACCCCTGGTGGAACCCCGCCGCCGAGAATCAGGCCACCGACCGCGCCTACCGCATCGGGCAGGACAAGCCCGTCTTCGTCTACAAGCTGATCGCGGCGGGCAGCGTGGAGGAGCGGATTCTCGACCTCCAGGGGCGCAAGTCCGCGCTGGCAAGGGGCGTGCTGGACGGCGGCCTGACCAGCGCCACGCAACTCACGACCGGCGATCTGGAGCGGCTGTTCGCCCCCCTGGAGGACGGGGTGGAGGTTGCCGAGCCGGTGCCGTCAGACTGA
- a CDS encoding M50 family metallopeptidase yields the protein MDDSLTVRLLYLLALPLVTLGHELGHAAVPLLRTREPVTVDVGPDFSRPLFQVRAGRLTVVMRRLFFWGGLCIWEGRLTPHQHFWATAGGPLASLLMLGLGAVALVGIRTETVWLVAQIFMILSFGQLVITLWPMRYPTWLLGYAHRESDGAWLLRLWPRRRPA from the coding sequence GTGGACGACAGCCTCACCGTGCGCCTGCTCTATCTCCTCGCCCTTCCGCTGGTCACGCTGGGGCATGAGCTGGGGCACGCCGCCGTACCGCTGTTGAGGACGCGGGAACCCGTCACGGTGGACGTGGGGCCGGACTTCAGCCGACCGCTCTTTCAGGTGCGTGCCGGAAGGCTGACGGTGGTCATGCGGCGGCTCTTTTTCTGGGGCGGTCTGTGCATCTGGGAGGGCCGCCTGACGCCCCACCAGCACTTCTGGGCCACGGCGGGTGGCCCGCTCGCCTCGCTGCTGATGCTGGGGTTGGGAGCGGTGGCGCTCGTCGGTATTCGCACGGAGACGGTCTGGCTGGTCGCGCAGATTTTCATGATTCTGAGCTTCGGCCAACTCGTGATTACCCTCTGGCCGATGAGATATCCCACCTGGCTGCTGGGGTACGCCCACCGGGAGAGCGACGGTGCCTGGCTCCTCCGTCTCTGGCCCCGGCGGAGACCGGCCTGA
- a CDS encoding helix-turn-helix domain-containing protein, translating into MDEVLTLEELAAYLKVSETTAYALVRSGDIPGRKVGREWRFLKARVVEWLMQAGGDDMEQQQGVVQRDEHGGEYKVEGGREYVAMWLPLTREEKAAQLDKAAREGVNVSELVADYLKRWAQA; encoded by the coding sequence ATGGACGAGGTGCTGACGTTGGAGGAGCTGGCGGCCTATCTCAAGGTCAGCGAGACGACGGCTTACGCGCTGGTGCGGAGCGGGGACATTCCGGGGCGCAAGGTGGGGCGCGAGTGGCGCTTCTTGAAAGCGCGAGTGGTGGAGTGGCTGATGCAGGCCGGAGGAGACGACATGGAACAGCAACAGGGTGTGGTACAGCGCGACGAGCACGGCGGCGAGTACAAGGTGGAAGGCGGGCGCGAGTACGTGGCGATGTGGCTGCCCCTGACCCGCGAGGAAAAGGCCGCGCAACTGGACAAGGCCGCCCGCGAGGGGGTCAACGTCAGCGAACTGGTCGCGGACTACCTGAAGCGCTGGGCGCAGGCGTAA
- a CDS encoding histone deacetylase family protein, with the protein MTPPLPPGWPRAWTAFRRAAYAASPPPRRQFPPREFLDHLLTGAAERLPLLDAPPLAWADAERVHAPAYLARWRRGEVTREEERALGFPWTPAVVERGLGSSGATLAATHDALVHGLGINLGGGTHHASRDRAEGFSFLNDVAISARWLLDGGHARRVLVLDLDVHQGNGTAALFADEPRVLTVSVHGANNYPFRKATSDLDVPLPDDTGDAAYLAALDERVAPAVAAFRPDFAFYLAGADVLEGDQLGKLALTLEGVRERDDRVFRWAARTRMPLVTVMAGGYNRDPERLIAARLGTLDAALAAFQLPGGAIMLG; encoded by the coding sequence GTGACCCCGCCCCTCCCCCCCGGCTGGCCCCGCGCCTGGACCGCCTTTCGCCGGGCCGCCTATGCCGCGTCCCCGCCGCCACGGCGTCAGTTCCCGCCCCGCGAGTTTCTGGACCATCTGCTCACGGGGGCCGCCGAGCGCCTGCCCCTGCTGGACGCGCCGCCGCTGGCGTGGGCCGACGCCGAGCGGGTCCACGCCCCGGCGTACCTGGCCCGCTGGCGCCGGGGCGAGGTCACGCGGGAGGAGGAACGGGCGCTGGGCTTTCCCTGGACTCCGGCAGTTGTGGAGCGCGGCCTGGGGAGCAGCGGCGCGACCCTGGCGGCCACGCACGACGCCCTTGTGCACGGCCTGGGGATCAACCTCGGCGGGGGAACCCACCATGCCTCGCGCGACCGGGCGGAGGGGTTTTCCTTCCTGAACGACGTGGCGATCAGCGCCCGCTGGCTGCTGGACGGCGGGCACGCGCGGCGGGTGCTGGTCCTTGATCTGGACGTGCATCAGGGCAACGGGACGGCGGCCCTGTTCGCGGATGAGCCCCGCGTGCTGACCGTCAGCGTGCATGGGGCGAACAACTACCCCTTTCGGAAGGCCACCAGTGACCTTGACGTGCCCCTCCCCGACGACACCGGGGACGCGGCTTACCTCGCCGCGCTGGACGAACGGGTGGCGCCCGCCGTCGCCGCCTTCCGGCCCGACTTCGCCTTCTACCTCGCGGGGGCGGACGTGCTGGAGGGGGATCAGCTCGGCAAGCTGGCCCTCACGCTGGAGGGGGTGCGGGAGCGCGACGACCGGGTCTTTCGCTGGGCGGCCCGCACCCGGATGCCGCTGGTGACCGTGATGGCCGGTGGATATAACCGCGACCCGGAGAGGCTGATCGCGGCACGGCTGGGCACCCTGGACGCGGCACTCGCGGCCTTCCAGCTCCCTGGGGGCGCTATCATGTTGGGATGA
- a CDS encoding peptide chain release factor 3, which translates to MTTPTAQLEHEIARRRTFAIISHPDAGKTTITEKLLLYGGAIQEAGSVTAKEGRSHTKSDWMSIEQQRGISISSSALTFEYGGRHINLLDTPGHQDFSEDTYRTLTAADSALMVLDAARGVQAQTEKLFAVCRNRGIPILTFVNKMDRPAQDPFELIAQVEGTLKITAVPLTWPIGDGPDFKGVYDLQTGQVLAFERTSGGKHRAPVQTAGLDDPQLDALVGADLAAKLREDVELIQGAMPEFDPAAFLSGELTPVFFGSAMNNFGVEHFLRNFVDLAPPPGPVETNLGEREPEAGFAGFIFKLQANMSKQHRDRTAFMRVMSGHFERGMDVTHTRTGRKLRLSQAHTLFAQDREKVEEAYPGDIVGLVNPGVFQIGDVVSVDAKVTLPSFPRFTPETFATISLKDVGKRKAFMKGLTQLAEEGVVQVFYPTDGARDPYLGAVGPLQFEVFQARLAEEYGVDVELHVTSYGLVRWLAGDPSNVARFARHVEDDQGRPVMLFRSKYDLEYTAEQHPEIEFLPLPKDLTRV; encoded by the coding sequence ATGACCACCCCCACCGCTCAACTGGAGCACGAGATCGCCCGCCGCCGCACCTTCGCCATCATCTCCCACCCCGACGCGGGCAAGACCACCATCACCGAAAAGCTGCTGCTGTACGGCGGCGCCATTCAGGAGGCCGGATCGGTCACCGCCAAGGAAGGCCGCTCGCACACCAAGTCCGACTGGATGAGCATCGAGCAGCAGCGCGGCATCTCGATTTCCTCCTCGGCGCTGACCTTCGAGTACGGCGGGCGGCACATCAACCTGCTCGACACGCCGGGACACCAGGACTTCTCGGAGGACACCTACCGTACCCTGACCGCCGCCGACTCCGCGCTGATGGTGCTGGACGCGGCCCGTGGCGTGCAGGCCCAGACCGAGAAGCTGTTCGCGGTGTGCCGCAACCGGGGAATCCCGATCCTGACCTTCGTGAACAAGATGGACCGCCCCGCCCAGGACCCCTTCGAACTGATCGCGCAGGTGGAGGGGACGCTGAAGATCACGGCGGTGCCGCTGACGTGGCCTATCGGGGACGGCCCCGACTTCAAGGGGGTCTATGACCTCCAGACCGGGCAGGTCCTTGCCTTCGAGCGCACCTCCGGCGGCAAGCACCGGGCGCCGGTGCAGACGGCGGGCCTGGACGATCCCCAGCTTGACGCGCTCGTGGGCGCTGACCTCGCCGCCAAGCTGCGCGAGGACGTGGAGCTGATTCAGGGGGCGATGCCCGAGTTCGACCCCGCCGCCTTCCTGTCGGGCGAACTCACCCCGGTCTTCTTCGGCTCCGCGATGAACAACTTCGGCGTGGAGCACTTCCTGCGGAACTTCGTGGACCTCGCGCCGCCGCCCGGCCCGGTGGAGACGAACTTGGGCGAACGCGAACCAGAGGCGGGCTTCGCGGGCTTCATCTTCAAGTTGCAGGCCAACATGAGCAAGCAGCACCGCGACCGCACCGCCTTTATGCGCGTCATGAGCGGACACTTCGAGCGCGGCATGGACGTGACCCACACCCGCACCGGCCGCAAGCTGCGGCTCTCGCAGGCGCACACCCTGTTTGCCCAGGACCGCGAGAAGGTCGAGGAGGCGTATCCCGGCGACATCGTCGGGCTGGTCAACCCCGGCGTCTTCCAGATCGGGGACGTGGTGAGCGTGGATGCCAAGGTCACGCTGCCGAGCTTTCCGCGCTTCACGCCGGAAACCTTTGCCACCATCTCCCTGAAGGACGTGGGCAAGCGCAAGGCCTTTATGAAGGGCCTGACCCAGCTCGCGGAGGAAGGCGTCGTGCAGGTCTTCTACCCGACGGACGGGGCGCGTGACCCCTACCTCGGCGCGGTCGGCCCCCTCCAGTTTGAGGTCTTCCAGGCCCGTCTCGCGGAGGAATACGGGGTGGACGTGGAACTGCATGTCACGTCCTATGGGCTGGTGCGCTGGTTGGCAGGTGATCCCAGCAACGTGGCCCGTTTCGCCCGCCACGTCGAGGACGACCAGGGCCGCCCGGTGATGCTGTTCCGCTCCAAGTACGACCTGGAATACACCGCCGAACAGCACCCGGAAATTGAATTTCTACCGCTGCCGAAGGACCTGACGCGAGTCTAG
- a CDS encoding NAD(P)H-dependent flavin oxidoreductase, with protein MNELMRRLGLRVPVIQAPMAGGISTPELVAAVSEAGGLGSLGAAYLSPAQIVEAGAAVRARTERPFAVNLFVPHPLPTVTPEEVAAATAELAPLHAELGLPAPTLPERVQEDFAAQFQAVLEVRPAAFSFAFGRLGTTERAALRESDILTVGTATSLAEAKALAADGVNAVVVQGGAAGGHRGGWMQDDLADTLALTRAVAAAVNLPVIAAGGLMDAADVRAALNAGASLVQCGTAFLRAKEAGTSAPYRAALAAADPGQTVLTRAFSGRPARGLANRVTAEVAIPLPSPLQNALTRDLRTTAARTGRAEFLSLWAGEGHARGREGTAAEVLRTLWPEGEQ; from the coding sequence ATGAACGAGCTGATGCGGCGCTTGGGGCTGCGCGTCCCTGTCATTCAGGCCCCGATGGCGGGCGGCATCAGCACCCCCGAACTGGTCGCGGCGGTGTCGGAGGCGGGCGGGCTGGGAAGCCTGGGCGCCGCGTACCTCAGCCCCGCGCAGATCGTGGAGGCGGGCGCGGCGGTGCGGGCGCGAACGGAGCGGCCCTTCGCGGTGAACCTGTTCGTGCCGCACCCCCTGCCCACGGTAACCCCCGAGGAAGTCGCGGCAGCGACGGCGGAACTCGCCCCCCTGCACGCGGAACTGGGACTGCCCGCGCCGACCTTACCGGAGCGGGTGCAGGAGGACTTCGCCGCGCAGTTCCAAGCGGTGCTGGAGGTGCGGCCCGCCGCGTTCTCCTTCGCGTTCGGGCGACTGGGGACAACGGAGCGGGCGGCCCTGCGGGAGAGCGACATCCTGACGGTCGGGACGGCGACCAGTCTGGCAGAAGCCAAGGCACTCGCGGCCGACGGGGTGAATGCGGTCGTGGTGCAGGGCGGTGCGGCAGGTGGGCACCGGGGAGGCTGGATGCAGGACGACCTCGCGGACACGCTGGCCCTGACGAGGGCGGTTGCGGCGGCGGTAAACCTCCCCGTCATCGCAGCGGGCGGCTTGATGGACGCGGCGGACGTGCGGGCGGCGCTGAACGCGGGCGCCAGTCTGGTGCAGTGCGGCACGGCCTTTCTGCGGGCCAAGGAAGCCGGAACCTCTGCCCCCTACCGGGCCGCCCTCGCCGCCGCCGATCCGGGGCAGACGGTCCTCACCCGCGCTTTCTCGGGCCGACCGGCGCGGGGCCTCGCCAACCGGGTCACGGCGGAGGTGGCAATCCCCCTTCCCTCCCCGCTCCAGAACGCGCTGACCCGCGACCTGCGGACGACGGCGGCCCGGACCGGACGCGCCGAGTTCCTGAGCCTCTGGGCCGGGGAGGGCCACGCGCGGGGACGGGAGGGCACGGCGGCGGAAGTGCTGCGAACCCTCTGGCCGGAGGGAGAACAGTAG